One segment of Moorella sp. E308F DNA contains the following:
- a CDS encoding diacylglycerol kinase family protein: MPAKFRAALAGVVYCLRTQINMVIHLAAMMAVIGAGWYFHVRPWEWVALAIAITMVLAAEAFNTALEVTVNLYTSKYHPLARIAKDVAAGAVLITALGAVAVAYIIFGPRLGF, encoded by the coding sequence ATGCCGGCCAAATTCCGGGCCGCTCTGGCCGGGGTTGTCTACTGCCTGCGGACGCAGATCAATATGGTCATTCACCTGGCAGCAATGATGGCCGTCATAGGGGCCGGCTGGTATTTCCACGTGCGGCCATGGGAATGGGTAGCGCTGGCCATAGCCATCACCATGGTCCTGGCTGCTGAAGCCTTCAATACAGCTCTAGAAGTAACCGTAAACCTTTATACGAGTAAATACCATCCCCTGGCGCGCATCGCCAAAGACGTCGCCGCCGGGGCCGTTTTAATTACTGCCCTGGGGGCGGTAGCCGTGGCGTACATCATTTTTGGCCCGCGCCTGGGTTTTTAG
- the ybeY gene encoding rRNA maturation RNase YbeY: MECSINNQQDDYPLGEELISLLEKVLQEAAAVEGVDPGAEVGLTLVDDAAIRDLNRTYRGIDAPTDVLSFALEETSPGEPAHFDPRVDRLLGDIVVSVPTAARQAQNYGHSLARELAFLTVHGFLHLLGYDHGTEDAAARMEARQEDILARVGLKR, from the coding sequence ATTACCCTCTGGGGGAGGAACTGATATCCTTACTGGAAAAGGTCCTCCAGGAGGCCGCTGCTGTGGAGGGAGTGGACCCGGGAGCCGAAGTGGGCCTGACCCTGGTCGATGACGCTGCCATCCGGGACCTCAACCGGACCTACCGGGGTATTGATGCCCCTACCGACGTCCTTTCCTTTGCTTTAGAAGAAACAAGTCCCGGGGAACCTGCTCATTTTGACCCGCGGGTGGACAGGCTCCTGGGGGATATCGTTGTTTCGGTACCCACGGCCGCCCGCCAGGCGCAAAACTACGGCCACTCCCTGGCCAGGGAACTGGCTTTTCTTACCGTCCACGGTTTCCTGCACCTCCTCGGCTATGACCACGGCACGGAAGATGCAGCCGCCAGGATGGAGGCGCGCCAGGAAGATATACTTGCCCGGGTGGGGCTGAAGCGGTAA
- a CDS encoding NUDIX hydrolase, which translates to MPMERSYPLHPIVGVGAVVIKEGNILLVRRGTPPAAGLWSLPGGAQETGETAREAVEREVFEECGIKVAAGPPIAVLDSIHTDDNGRIKYHYVLIDFWAEYRGGSLCPATDAAAAGWIPLHEVTAYPLSRGLKELLAAWNLLDGTPPAGILYRTIHHQAF; encoded by the coding sequence ATGCCTATGGAACGGAGTTATCCCCTCCACCCAATTGTAGGGGTAGGGGCGGTGGTCATCAAGGAAGGGAACATCCTGCTGGTCCGCCGGGGGACGCCGCCGGCGGCAGGTTTATGGAGCCTGCCCGGCGGCGCCCAGGAAACAGGGGAAACGGCCCGGGAGGCTGTGGAACGTGAAGTTTTCGAAGAGTGTGGCATCAAGGTGGCTGCCGGACCGCCCATCGCCGTCCTGGACAGCATCCATACCGATGACAACGGCCGGATTAAGTACCATTACGTCCTGATTGATTTCTGGGCGGAATACCGGGGTGGGAGCTTATGCCCGGCCACCGATGCTGCTGCCGCCGGCTGGATACCCCTGCATGAAGTAACTGCTTATCCCCTCAGCAGGGGGTTAAAGGAACTCCTGGCTGCCTGGAATCTACTTGATGGTACCCCGCCGGCCGGAATCCTCTACCGCACCATCCACCACCAGGCTTTTTAA